Within the Cervus elaphus chromosome 13, mCerEla1.1, whole genome shotgun sequence genome, the region CAACCTCGAGAATACTGCTTCGAAAGACAGGGTAAAAGTGAATACACATTTGAGAAATTCACACAGCAAAAGGAGTACAAAAAAGACACACTCGCTTAGTTTCTcgtgattttctttcttaaaaactagtttttatttctattccttCAAACCCAAAGTCAGGTCGACCAAAACAACGAAGGGCAAGACCACATCGCGGCAACATAGATAACTATTTAGGAAGGTTTAACTTGCCTAGAATTCGcgccagaaggaaaaaaaaaaaaacaggggggCCTCTGCTGCAGGTATAAAGGAGAACTGGGCGGGAAAATTTGTGGCATTTTCAACAACGAGACAAATGCAAAACCGTGAGGAGGAGCGTCTACACGGGTGACAAAGAGGTGAAGACGGTGGTCGAGGGGAAACGACGACTGGCTGGAGAGCGAAGAAAGGGAAGCTGAGAAGGAAATGCTCGGAAGCCACAACAAGCCAAGCTACCGGGACCCTGCAGCCAGTTCTAAGATCTACGGGGAAGCAGGCACCCAACGGCTAAGTCGCAGGTTTCCGCGGGTCACGAAAGGATAACGGACATCTTCCCAACGGCGGGCCCGGGGACGCGTCGCGCCGCTTCCGCCCGCCCGAGCCGCCCGGGACCCGGCGGGGCGCGCGGCTACGGAGCTCGCGGTGAGATGCGGGCCCGCGGCCGCCGTTCCCCTTCGTCGCCCGCCTTTGTTCGCCTGGCCCTGCTCCCCCCACATTCGGCCGCCGTCGCCCGCCCGGAGCCGGGTGCCAAGAGCAAACGCCGCCTGACGCGAAAAACGAGGCACATGCGCTTCTCGTCAAGCCAGACTTTATTGGGGGCCGCCGGGGCCGCCCCGTGCGCGCCTCCAGCTCCCCCCGCGCGGCCCGCCGGCCGGGACGCCGCGCTCGGCTCGGCCGGCTCTGCCCCGCAGGCCCCCTCCCCCGCGTCGCCGGGGGAGGCGCGCGGACGGCTCACCGGCTcccgaggcggcggcggcggctgcagcgTCGACGCCCTGCTCCAGAGGGAGGCCCGGGGCCCCCCGGGGCGGCGGGCTTCGCTGCTGTTGCACCGCTGAGGGCGGGAGCCGCGCGACTAGCGGcgaaggcggcggcggcggcggcgcgctgACGTCACGCGCAGCGGCCAGCCAGCGCGCGcgcgtggggggaggggaggggggagccgTCCCGGCGGCCCCCAATCCGGGAGGAACTCGGGCTGAGTGGGCGGGGCCGCCGCGGCGCACGGGCCGCTCGATTGGCCCAGGAGGAGGAGCGAGCAGGCAAGCAGGCGAGTAGGGACGAGGCGGCGGGGCGGGCCGAGGCAGCACGGAAGTCTCGCGAGGCCAAGGCTGAGCGGAgtgtggcggcggcggcggcggcgagatcTGGGCTCGGGGTGAGGAGTTGGTATTTGTGTGGAAGGAGGCGGAGgcgcaggaggaaaagggggaagcGGAGAGCGCCGGCCCCGGAGGGCGGGAGGAGGCGCGGCCAGAGCGGGAGGCCGAGGCGCGGCGCGGCGGGGCGCCGGGGCGAGCAGCGGCCGAGCGAGCGCGGGGCGCACCGAGGCGAGGAGGCGGGGaagcccgccgccgccgccgccgcgcccgccccttccccccgccgcccgccccctctcccccccgcccgcccgccgccttCCTCCCTCAGCCTTCCTTCCCCACGGCCGGCCGCCTCCTCGCAGCCCCGGAGCTGAGGCCGCCGCGGCCGTGGCCGCCGAGCCCTCAGTCATGGCCTCGGGCGACACCCTCTACATCGCCACGGACGGCTCGGAGATGCCGGCCGAGATCGTGGAGCTGCACGAGATCGAAGTGGAGACCATCCCCGTGGAGACCATCGAGACCACGGTGGtgggcgaggaggaggaggacgacgACGACGACGaggacggcggcggcggcgaccaCGGCGGCGGGGGCGGCCACGGGCACGCgggccaccaccatcaccaccaccaccaccaccaccacccgccTATGATCGCGCTGCAGCCGCTCGTCACCGACGACCCGACCCAGGTGCACCACCACCAGGAGGTGATCCTGGTGCAGACGCGCGAGGAGGTGGTGGGCGGCGACGACTCGGACGGGCTGCGCGCCGAGGACGGCTTCGAGGACCAGATCCTCATCCCGGTGCCCGCGCCGGCCGGCGGCGACGACGACTACATCGAGCAGACGCTGGTCACCGTGGCGGCGGCCGGCaagagcggcggcggcggcggcggctcgtCGTCGTCGGGCGGCGGCCGCGTCAAGAAGGGCGGCGGCAAGAAGAGCGGCAAGAAGGGCTACCTcggcggcggggccggggcggcgggcggcgcggACGCGGGCAACAAGAAGTGGGAGCAGAAGCAGGTGCAGATCAAGACCCTGGAGGGCGAATTCTCGGTCACCATGTGGTCCTCAGGTGAGCGCCGGCGCGTGCCGGCCCCGGGGATGTTTTTGTTTTGAAGGGAAGCCATGTTTTATGTGTGTGATGGGCGCCGCCATCTTCTTCGCGGGGCCAGTATGGCGGCCCCAAAAGATggcgggggcggcgggcggcggcgcggCGAAGATGGCGGCGGAGGCGCGGCGCCGCCCGCTAGGCCGCAATGGCGTAGTTTCCCCGGGCGGGGCGGCCGctcggcgcggcgcggcgcggggtggggcggggcggggcgcgcggggcggggcgcgctCGGCCAACGGCCGGCTCGGGGCCCGTTGTCCGCGGCACCCACCCGCCCGCGAGGCGCCCCGGGGGCGGCGGGAGGGCGTTGGCGGGGTGGCGCGGCCTGGCCCTCGCGCCCGGCCCGCCTTCGCCGCGTTTCCCTGGCCTTCCTCTGGGGGGCGTCGCGGGCTCGactccgccccccgcccctgccccggaGCCGCTGCAGCTCCCGGGAGGCGCCTTCCGCGGCAGTGCGCTCGCCCTCCCGGCCGCGCGGCGCTCCCTCGGCTCGCCTCGCGGGGCGGGACTTGGGCGGCACGTCGGGCTCGCGTGTGCGGGCTCGGTGTCGGCGGGACCTCTGTCAGCGCGCTGCGGCGGGGCCTTCGCCTGTGCTCCCCGCGCGGCGCCTAGTGAGGGATCGCGGGTTCTTGCAGAGGACTGAATCCTTCGCACTTGAGggagttttgttttcttaagttaTTTGACTCTGCATCTGCATGTCTGCCATTAAATTGATAAAATCGAGTATTTCCACGTTTGTTGATAGAAAACTTCCAGTGAAAAGAAGGGGTTCTAGAAAAGGGTCTTTTCTACTCTTTTAACACTGGTCTCTGAACGAGGGCCAGGAAAAATATCTAGGGCAGAAAAGAATTATCTGCATATGTAAatctgttttaattttactttgtaaCTAGTGTTTTCTTGTCCTTATCTTATTATCTGTCCACAGGCTATCTTGTTAATTTTGGTTGTAGTAGTAAATAGGTTGAGAGTAATCCTGCCATAACGAGTTAATCTAGTACTTGGGTAATTAAAGTGGTAGAATCCTTTTCACCACACTTTCTCCCACTCTGTTTAATATAAATTCTCAGAATTGGATGAAGCCTTGAAATCtgtttagggtttagggttagggcgTGTTTAGGGTTGTTAAAATTCACGAGAATGAATCGGGCAAAAGACTGGATTGAAGCAGGTCTGGTTGTATCTGCTGTGGAAAGCTGCAGGTTTCTGTGGGTCTGTGACTCGGGACTGGCGGTGGAGCGGAGGTGCCCTCAACGTGTAACAGCACTTGCTCACAGCCCTGCTGTTTGGGTTTCTGAGGGCCTTGTGGAACTCTCGGTAGTTTGAGTTTCGCAGGAGCTGTATATTTAAATGAGACATATCTTAGTATTTAAGAGGCTATCCAAAGATCCCTTCTGTATACATTCTGGTAGTGCAGAATGATTGCACAGTGGTCATGTAGGAACTAGAAGCCATGCTTTCCCATTATTAATAGTAATGAGTTATGGGACGCTGTGCTGGTTACTGATGAATTTGCTGAATTCAGAGCttcccccggtggctcagctggtaaagaatccgcctgcagtcgcaatgcaggagacccaggctccatccctgggtggggaagatcccctggagaaggaaatggcaatccactccagtattcttgggggacagaagagcctggcaggctacagttcatggggctgcaaagagttggacacgatttagtaaTGTTTTAAACCACCCCTTGCTGAATTCATGATATCATTAGGTATTTAGGTAAAGATACATTAACCACATGAAGCTATATTTACTTTTTCTCACAGTATGGTCATGTTGACTTTAAGTAATTTAGCAAACCAGGATATTTTACGTATTCTGCATTTGATCTTAGCAAATTGCTAACCCACTTCTCCATACCCAGAACACTTGATAATGTAGACTTGACTTGAAGTGGTATGTATCAAGTTAGCTTAAAAGTCATTACCTCCCCTGCAAGTGATTGCTCCAGGCTTGTACAGTTTTAGGGATATTTTAAAGTCTCCTTTAAAGAGTTAGTTGTTTGGCATGTTGCAGTACTCTGCATAAAGGTGGTTATAAACATTTGATGGCAGTAATATAGAATTGCTTGTTTTCTCTGACATGTTATATGGTAAACTATTCCCCTTCCTTGTCCTTGTGGTTTGGAATTATTACTGAAGAGAAGTGAAATAGTTTGTGATTAACTCTACATGTCCCAAGTTCAAATTTGGCGTTTAGTTTCATCTTCAGAAATGAAATAAGGTAATTgataacagatgaagaaatcaaagcagGTTAATTGTTAGGCTTAACTTATGTGTGTGTGACTGGTAGGCATTACACACACTGCTTTCATGTACTTGATTACATCTGATCCTAGGCAAGAGAAGTTTTAAACAGCCCCTTTGTCTAAGCTCAAGTTTAGTTAACCTGAAGTTCTTTAAACAATAACAATACACATAGGGTATTGTCAGGGCTCTAGTTAGTCGGTAGCACCTCTTGGCTAAAGAAAAGCAGTGAGAAACAAAGCCCTGGGTTGTGTGGGCTGCTTCTGCTGTGTGTCTTCATTCAGTTTCCACAGGACAGCTGAGCTCCGTGGTTGGCATCTTTTGAATGGGATGGCAGAGGGGAGTCTAGTATTCCTATAGTAGAGTAGGGTCCCTAGAgatctgctttttttcttcttctttttttttcttttttaattaattgacatCTCATGTGTGTGGTTTAGTGGCCTTTTACTTTGTTCACCAGCTTGTGGAATCATTGCCACTgtctaattctagaacattttttaTCACCCCAGAAAAACTGGCTATTATtgccctctcccccacccaccccacccagccaTTAATCTGCTTTTTCcctggatttgcctattctggacatttcatttacatgaaatcaTACACTATATattgccttttgtgtctggcttagtctgttttcaaggttcttcCAAGTTGTAGAATGTACTTCATCACTTTTTACAGCTGAATACTACGCCACAGAAGCTGCTtatttttgcagatgagaaaattaaggtcTAGTTAAGACTGAACATGTTTTAACATTTAATCACAGTTTAACTGTGttttgaagagaaggaaatggcaacccactccagtcagcactcttgcctggaaaatccgtggacagaggagtgtggtaggctacagtccatggggttacaaagagtcggacacgactgagcgacttcactagaAAAGAATCCTTTGCTTAAGGCCCGTGTTTGTTCTCTTGCATCTTTCCTAGCATATAGTTAATGAACATTTCATTATTGCTAAATTTAAGGCCAAGTATTAtgtattcccccccccccccagttgtTCATCACGATAGTTTAGGAGGGACATCCTATCTTGTAGGATTTATTAAAAACTAAACCACTTAACAGAATCACTGGGTTGAGTAGGAAAGCTAGTAGTAAAAGCTGTGTATTTAAAACATATAGTTTTGAGAGAAACCAAAAAGGCTTTTGAATCTTGAGGTTTCAGGTAGTTAGAATATGTGACCTTCATTCAAGGCTGTCGGTATTTTAATTATCTTCTGTTAGAATATAGAGGTGCTTTGTGCTAGTTTGAGTAAAACatctaagaccagaaaccattgatattaaaagcagcaaattgaaagacagtaaaaaaaagtattacattttttctcacttttatatGTTCAGAAAGTTCAAGTTTGCCAAAAATTACTAGTCCTGACAAttgactatttttccttttttaacatgctgttgaTCACTATGGAAAGATGCTGTAAATGTAAACTCCCATGGAGCCAAGCCCAAAGAACCCTCCAAAGTAATCGTGTCACCCCCATGACCTACATAGGACAGCCTAAGTCATAGATCCCGCTTCCTGACCTGGTGGCtctggaagcctggcttgcttaCAAGCCTCTGTGCTGTCAGACTCTTGTCTCCTGGTTattaacctccctcccacccctagtCAACAGCTGTCTGCTCCAGTAGGAAGAGAAAAATCCGTATCAGAAAAGGTCAGGACTCCTGACCTACCTAAAACTAACATTTCAGGCTTTTGGGAGAGAATaaaggttaattttttaaaaatatgctatacTCCTGGGTGAATATTTACAAAAAGGCTTTCTATTTGTTTTGAAGTCGTCTTTAGGAAGATCAGTTTAAGTCTGGGAAACAGGGCTCATAGCAGGTTATTAGCAAAAGCAATTATCTTGAACATTTCCCAAGATGTACATTTGGTGACCAGTTTATAAACTGCCCTTACTACTTCCATAGGAAGAACGTAAAAGTgaaaactttataatttttaaatctgaaCATTTACCAGTGAGTTGTATTCTACAGTATTAAGCACTCACTGTACtcagtattttcaaaatttgGCATCCGAAACACCACTTGGATGTTGaagaaaacatgtatttctttactgtttgtagactgtTAGGAAGATGCAGGGAGGTCTTGGAAGCTAGTTGACTATATTGTGTAAACTTGTGCCTTCCTGTTTATGGTGAACTTTTACAGGTGGGGAGAGGAGCTGTTTCTTAGTCTTAAGGGTCTTGTGTTGGTAGGTCCTGTTATGTGTAACCTAGTGATTAATTATCAATAACAGCAAGCCCAGTGGTTTTTTAGAATCTTGTTAGTAGGAGCATCAAATTTCCTTTTAGAGGGCAGTGGCCAGAGATCTGACCTTGGCGTGTCTCCGCTTCTGCCCTTGGGGTCTTTGTAAAATGCCCTGTTGGGGTAGGAGGACCCTTGAaggcatttttcatttcctttacagCAAAGAAATGCTACTTTATGAATTCCTTTGTGAGAAAAGGAAGCAGTATACTTACTTTCTTAAAGCAAAACGACCCAGTGTTAACATGACCCGGTGAGATATTAGGAACTCTCTAGAGCAGAATTCGTGTCAACTCTTCAGTTACTTCAGTGTTACCCTGCAGCTCAGACGGGATCACACACTGAGCTAATGTGAGTGGCTGTGATGGGCTCCTGTGTTGTGAGAGCGGAGGGGcggggaaggagagaggcagtGCTTGTGAAAGCTGTCCTGTGGTGGGCCTGTCTCCTTCCAGGGGGGCCACAAGCTCCAGGTGGAATTTCTAGTGTCTCACGGCGTCACACTCCACAGGGCTGCAGTTCTCCGCTCAGCCCTCTTCTCTCCCCTTGCTACTTGCTTCTAAGCATCACCAAAACATTGAAGGAGAGACGCTGCTGCCACAACTCTGAAGTGACAGTTGgttttgaattttgctttttttcgatatcttacttgtatttttttattattacatgTGATTCTTAGACTGAATATGTTTTTATAGACTCTTGACAAGGACCAAATACAGACCTATGGATTTCACTTCTGGGGATCTGATTGGGTCACACATTATTCCTTTCTGAATTTGATTTCTAAGATTTAAATTACATGAATTCACTCCCTTGcctaaaaattctacaaacacaACAGGTGTGGATACACTTAATGCCTCTGAATTGTaaatttagaaatgatttttaGATTGGTAAACTTAACATTTTGTATCTACACACACATCCCAGAGACACACTATTGCATTCAGTAAACTCCAGACTTCTCATAACCTGCCAGGCCACGCATGGTCTGGCCCCTGCTCCCCCCTTCTCGGCGCTTTAGTTTCTTGCACTTGTTGTTTTCAACTTGTTCTCTGGAAGCAGCACCTCTGTGTCCAGTGCTCTGATCCCCGATGTTCATAATCTCAGCTCTAAGAGGCCTGCCCTTTCATCCTTTCCGATTAGCATCCTTACCCCATCACTCTTATCTCCTAACCCTGTTTTGAAATTGCCttgcatttatcttttaatttgctgCTTGTCTCTCTACTTTCTCTAGAGTGGTAAGTCTTGGGCTGAAACCCTGCAGATGGTCCAGGGCACATAGAGGAGTCTCAGTAAAGAACTGAGTGAATGAGTGCTTGCAAGTTGTGCTGTCAGGCCGAATCCTGGCCTGGAGTCCACAGTGCCACTCTCATCTCATTACTGCTTTGAGCAAAGGAGTAGTTAAGGGTGAGGAGAGagtaaagaaacatttattaaagtcactggagaaggaaatggcaactcacccactccagtattcttgcctggaaaatcccatggatggagaaacctggcgggctacagtgcatggggttgcaaagagtcagaaaaagcATGGATGTTAATCAATTCTAGGTTGACATCCTGGATCTATCACTTACTGTGCTTCTTTGAATATattcctttgcatttctttttttttttttttggccatgcagtgcTGCCGCATGTGGGGTCTttgttcccccaccaggaattgaacctgtgcgcCGCCCCCGTAGTGGAAGggccagaatcttaaccactggaccgccagggaagtcccaccacttggcatttctttcttttattttttcttttttaccacttTGCATTTCTGAGGCTTGATTTATTTGACCAAAAACAAGAGGTTAATATAAAGGCTTTGTTTGAATTAATGTGACAATTACTGACATGaaataggtactcagtaaatgatAGTGTCCCTACTTAAGGCCTCTGTTAGTGGAGAAATGTGGAAAACAGCCTGTGTCTGATCTTTGCTTGTTGCTTAGCAGTGAATCTTAGTTGTTTAGCTACGCTTCattttggagcttcccaggttgtgGTGATAGTAAAGAAcattgcctgccagtgcaggagacttaagagatgtaggttcgatccctgggtcgggaagatcctctggaagagggcatggcaacccactccagtattcttgcctggagaattctcatggttggaggtgcctggcaggctgcagttgaTAGggtataaagagtcagacatgactgaagtgccttagcatgacacacacatgcattttgGTGAAGTTTGGGTTGGTGGCAGTGATGAGTAAATAATGGCCAAAAGTTACCTGGAACGGTCAAGCAAAGTTAATGGCCTAAGATGGAAGGTGTGGAAAAACAAAATCTAGCTCAGCTGACCCGCAAATAAGTAgagaaataggtaaataaatatgaaatggaTAAGAACAGAAAATCAGGAtcacagaaaaaaggaaatgttagTGTCCACCTTAATGAGCTTCCTGGCAATCAAGATAAAAAAGGAAACCATACTGCTGACAGCTGATCCTAAGACAGGATAGACTTCTAGGGGAATCCAGCTTTCCTTAGTTAAGACTGAGTTCTAAAATAAACTGTTTTCTGTGTGAAGAGAGCTGTGAGTGATAGCAGCGCACCGGTTCCAACTAGTACAGTGTCAGAGTTCTCACAGTGTCTTTGCACGGCCAGAAGACTTAAATTTAAGCAGTGTAGTTGAAGGTGATTCTTTACTTGCTTATTCAACATTCTTTAAGAACTATTAAGCATAAGACCTGCTCTTCCCCTTAGGCCCATAAGGGGGAGGGCAAAGGGGAATAAAGGTTTGTTTTTTGGAATAACGGTGCACACCTCTTTTCCAGACACACTGGTTGCCTTTAATGTGTTGCCTTGTTTTAgcagaagcctggagtgctgcagtccatgaggtcgcgaagagtcacatgacttggcgactgaacaacaacataagatAGGTGGTCTATCTTTTAATAAATTAAGGAAGCCAAACACAGGTCAGTGATAAGAATGAGAGGCCTCTTGGAGGAAAGAGATGTTGACTTGGGCTTTGGAAAGCCCAGATCGGGGATGAGAGGTGGgcaagaaaggagaggaaagttGTGTTATCAGACACTGAATAACATCGCAAGCAAACCGGCTTGGTTGAAGCATGGGGGGGCACGTGAAGCTCCACCTCTGATTCTGTTTTCTGGGCCTGTGGCATAGTTTAGTTCCTTAGTCATTTCTTTTTGACTAAATGTTTTGAGTCTCTGTCTCTCAAATTAGGCTGGGAGTGGCTATCGCTTTGGTAACTTAGAAACTGAAGATTGcctttaaaatgtgaaagaataGATGTTTCTGCTGAAATAAAAGTGTGCCGCCCCATTCATGGATGGTATTGGCTAGAGTTTGCTTTTGCACACCTTCCATCTTATGCCATTTAGCTTTGGTCTTGCTGTTGTAGATTATTTGCCTCTGGCTGGAGTATTAGTACAAGAGTCATCTAACGCACAATTTTGTCTGGAAGTTCCCAATACAACATTTCCCCCTACCACCTTAC harbors:
- the LOC122706435 gene encoding vegetative cell wall protein gp1-like — its product is MTEGSAATAAAASAPGLKAAGGRGGEGAGGGGKGRARRRRRRASPPPRLGAPRARSAAARPGAPPRRASASRSGRASSRPPGPALSASPFSSCASASFHTNTNSSPRAQISPPPPPPHSAQPWPRETSVLPRPAPPPRPYSPACLLAPPPGPIERPVRRGGPAHSARVPPGLGAAGTAPPSPPPTRARWLAAARDVSAPPPPPPSPLVARLPPSAVQQQRSPPPRGAPGLPLEQGVDAAAAAAASGAGPVPPSHRNLCQPAALPAPALLSPGSPEVF
- the YY1 gene encoding transcriptional repressor protein YY1, giving the protein MASGDTLYIATDGSEMPAEIVELHEIEVETIPVETIETTVVGEEEEDDDDDEDGGGGDHGGGGGHGHAGHHHHHHHHHHHPPMIALQPLVTDDPTQVHHHQEVILVQTREEVVGGDDSDGLRAEDGFEDQILIPVPAPAGGDDDYIEQTLVTVAAAGKSGGGGGGSSSSGGGRVKKGGGKKSGKKGYLGGGAGAAGGADAGNKKWEQKQVQIKTLEGEFSVTMWSSDEKKDIDHETVVEEQIIGENSPPDYSEYMTGKKLPPGGIPGIDLSDPKQLAEFARMKPRKIKEDDAPRTIACPHKGCTKMFRDNSAMRKHLHTHGPRVHVCAECGKAFVESSKLKRHQLVHTGEKPFQCTFEGCGKRFSLDFNLRTHVRIHTGDRPYVCPFDGCNKKFAQSTNLKSHILTHAKAKNNQ